The following are from one region of the Poecilia reticulata strain Guanapo linkage group LG7, Guppy_female_1.0+MT, whole genome shotgun sequence genome:
- the LOC108166423 gene encoding excitatory amino acid transporter 3-like, with protein sequence MTESLLQAFCILGVALGVGAGFLLRALVPLTQLLKDWIEVPGSMLLQMLKMFGLPLIVTSVLAGVTGLNTRMSRKTAIITGTFICGSTFMVVILGMFLALTIKPGVTVNKKDDRDTDNKDASTFVLHVIMQDLIRNTVPENFFQAFYEQYKTEVITDPGLSLDPNLNGTETKLVGKYVDAPNMIGLVIWSFVIGIMLNIIGQQARIAVEAIQCLNDAVKVIVNWILWYLPIGVLFLIIDHVLDVRDWDAVLKLAKFVGVVFAGEAVQAFVIFPLLYLILTRRNPFHVFKHISRALTTAFIIASSAATLPXTLQCCEENVKVDKKLCRLMLPIITSINRTGTAFYEVVATVFIAQLNDVKLEIGQIIAIGLSSAIVTFGTAAIPQTGAVTTILILTAVGLPAEDAAILVGVEWILDH encoded by the exons atGACAGAAAGCCTACTTCAGGCCTTTTGCATCTTGGGAGTCGCCTTGG GGGTAGGCGCTGGGTTTCTGCTGAGGGCTCTAGTTCCTCTAACTCAACTTTTGAAAGACTGGATCGAAGTACCAGGGAGCATGCTTCTACAGATGCTTAAGATGTTTGGCCTCCCCCTCATCGTGACAAGCGTGCTTGCAG GAGTAACTGGATTAAACACCAGAATGTCCAGGAAAACTGCTATCATCACAGGGACCTTCATCTGTGGCTCTACCTTCATGGTCGTAATTCTCG GAATGTTTCTGGCTCTCACAATCAAGCCTGGTGTGACAGTAAATAAAAAGGATGACAGGGACACTGACAATAAGGACGCGTCAACCTTCGTCTTGCACGTGATCATGCAGGATCTTATTAG GAATACGGTTCCAGAGAACTTCTTCCAGGCTTTTTACGAGCAG TACAAGACTGAGGTTATAACAGACCCTGGCCTCTCCCTTGATCCAAACCTG aaTGGCACTGAGACGAAACTAGTAGGCAAGTATGTTGATGCACCCAACATGATAGGACTGGTCATCTGGTCATTTGTCATCGGCATCATGTTAAACATCATTGGACAGCAGGCAAGAATCGCAGTGGAGGCCATTCAATGCCTCAACGATGCCGTAAAAGTCATAGTCAACTGGATCCTGTG gTACTTGCCAATTGGAGTTTTGTTTCTGATCATAGACCATGTGTTGGATGTGCGTGACTGGGATGCTGTCCTTAAGCTTGCAAAGTTTGTAGGAGTGGTTTTTGCAGG GGAAGCAGTCCAAGCCTTCGTTATTTTCCCCTTGCTTTACCTCATTCTCACCAGACGGAACCCTTTTCATGTCTTCAAGCACATCTCTAGGGCTTTGACGACAGCATTTATCATTGCATCCAg TGCCGCCACTCTGCCTSTCACCTTGCAATGCTGTGAAGAGAACGTGAAGGTCGATAAGAAACTCTGCCGCCTTATGTTGCCCATCATCACCAGCATCAATAGAACTGGAACGGCATTCTATGAAGTGGTCGCTACTGTCTTTATTGCCCAACTTAATGATGTCAAGCTGGAAATCGGCCAGATCATCGCCATTGG CTTGTCTAGTGCCATTGTCACCTTTGGAACTGCAGCGATCCCACAAACAGGAGCTGTGACCACTATCCTGATTCTGACAGCTGTGGGACTGCCTGCAGAGGATGCTGCCATTCTGGTTGGGGTGGAGTGGATTCT AGACCAT